Proteins from one Periplaneta americana isolate PAMFEO1 chromosome 6, P.americana_PAMFEO1_priV1, whole genome shotgun sequence genomic window:
- the LOC138700931 gene encoding lipase 3-like, with translation MLQYRSSHSLENIREKMSHLSLGAVVFAVVQLVRCCEGYNSDEFRPTPDLIRSHNYSVESYKVITADNYILAMHRISGSPKAGKCERKPVVFLQHGMLGSSADWVILGPEKSLGYLLADQCYDVWLGNSRGNRYSRKHRTLSTEDFNFWDFSWHEMGLYDLPAEIDYILKKTHKKQLFYVGHSMGTTMFYVLMSRRPEYNNKVVHMTSLAPVAYMEHVRSPLIRLASKLPGPNTILEVLRYFGTGEYQPNADLYRVMTDTGCPARVFKQPKLSRNSAFLLTGYDPSELEKDELSLVLGHFPSGTSTKTVLHYAQEIYSPDGGFREWDTRIQIFRPFYVMHDGAPPSYELNKISVPVTLFYSDNDIFVGVEDVQRLNRTLGHSVGEHHIPVPTFSHMDFILGRDVRTLVNDVVIAIIGSFAF, from the exons ATGTTACAGTACAGATCTTCGCACAGTCTGGAGAACATTCG GGAAAAGATGTCCCATCTCAGCCTGGGAGCCGTAGTGTTTGCTGTGGTACAGCTGGTGCGATGCTGCGAGGGATATAATTCGGATGAATTCCGCCCAACG CCGGACCTGATCAGAAGCCACAACTACTCCGTGGAGTCCTACAAAGTCATCACGGCTGACAACTACATCCTCGCGATGCACCGGATTTCAGGCAGCCCTAAGGCGGGCAAATGTGAACGCAAGCCGGTGGTGTTTTTGCAGCATGGGATGCTGGGTAGCTCGGCGGACTGGGTCATCCTGGGACCAGAGAAATCCCTTG GTTACCTACTGGCGGACCAATGTTATGACGTCTGGCTTGGTAACTCCCGTGGCAACAGGTACTCCAGGAAGCATCGAACACTGTCCACAGAGGATTTCAACTTCTGGGACTTCAG TTGGCACGAGATGGGTTTATACGACCTGCCCGCCGAGATAGACTACATTCTGAAGAAGACGCACAAAAAGCAGCTGTTCTACGTCGGACACTCCATGGGCACCACCATGTTCTACGTGCTCATGTCCAGGAGACCCGAGTACAACAACAAGGTGGTCCACATGACCAGTCTAGCACCCGTGGCGTACATGGAGCACGTCAGAAGTCCCCTCATCAGGCTGGCCAGCAAGCTACCCGGTCCTAAT ACCATATTGGAAGTGCTGCGGTATTTTGGAACTGGCGAATACCAGCCCAACGCGGACCTATACAGGGTGATGACGGATACAGGGTGCCCGGCAAGAGTCTTCAAACAACCCAAGTTGTCTAGGAACTCCGCCTTTCTACTCACGGGATATGACCCCAGCGAACTGGAAAAG GATGAGCTGTCACTCGTGTTGGGCCACTTTCCATCGGGAACCTCAACTAAGACCGTCCTGCATTATGCCCAGGAAATATATTCAC CTGACGGTGGATTCAGGGAGTGGGACACCAGGATCCAGATCTTCAGGCCGTTCTACGTCATGCATGACGGCGCTCCCCCGTCGTACGAGTTGAACAAGATCAGCGTGCCTGTCACCCTCTTCTACAGCGATAATGACATATTCGTAGGGGTAGAG GATGTGCAACGCCTGAACCGTACGCTGGGCCACTCTGTGGGGGAGCACCACATCCCCGTGCCCACATTCAGCCACATGGACTTCATCTTGGGCAGAGACGTTCGGACCTTGGTCAACGACGTTGTTATCGCAATCATCGGCTCGTTCGCCTTCTAG